In Lolium rigidum isolate FL_2022 unplaced genomic scaffold, APGP_CSIRO_Lrig_0.1 contig_19570_1, whole genome shotgun sequence, a single window of DNA contains:
- the LOC124680525 gene encoding NAD(P)H-quinone oxidoreductase subunit 2 A, chloroplastic-like, with amino-acid sequence MQKRNAIPTPTKTELLPKVYCDLFVQITIKKEVRNPLFDSDSPTPVVAFLSVTSKVAASASATRILDIPFYFSSNEWHLLLEILAILSMILGNLLAITQTSMKRMLAYSSIGQIGYVIIGIIVGDSNDGYASMITYMLFYISMNLGTFACIVLFGLRTGTDNIRDYAGLYTKDPFLALSLALCLLSLGGLPPLAGFFGKLYLFWCGWQAGLYFLVSIGLLTSVLSIYYYLKIIKLLMTGRNQEITPYVRNYRRSPLRSNNSIELSMTVCVIASTLPGISMNPILAIAQDTLF; translated from the exons ATGCAGAAGAGAAATGCTATCCCCACTCCGACCAAGACAGAACTTTTACCAAAAGTTTATTGTGATCTTTTTGTTCAAATAACAATTAAG AAAGAAGTGAGGAATCCTCTTTTCGACTCTGACTCCCCCACTCCAGTCGTTGCTTTTCTTTCTGTTACTTCAAAAGTAGCTGCTTCAGCTTCAGCCACGCGAATTCTCGatattcctttttatttctcATCAAACGAATGGCATCTTCTTCTGGAAATCCTAGCTATTCTTAGCATGATTTTGGGGAATCTCCTTGCTATTACTCAAACAAGCATGAAACGTATGCTTGCATATTCGTCCATAGGGCAAATCGGATATGTAATTATTGGAATAATTGTTGGAGACTCAAATGATGGATATGCAAGCATGATAACTTATATGCTGTTCTATATCTCCATGAATCTAGGAACTTTTGCTTGCATTGTATTATTTGGTCTACGTACCGGAACTGATAACATTCGAGATTATGCAGGATTAtacacgaaagatccttttttggctCTCTCTTTAGCCCTATGTCTCTTATCCCTAGGAGGCCTTCCTCCACTAGCAGGTTTCTTCGGAAAACTCTATCTATTCTGGTGTGGATGGCAAGCAGGCCTATATTTCTTGGTTTCAATAGGACTCCTTACGAGCGTTCTTTCTATCTACTATTATCTAAAAATAATCAAGTTATTAATGACTGGACGAAACCAAGAAATTACCCCTTATGTGCGAAATTATAGAAGATCCCCTTTAAGATCAAACAATTCCATCGAATTGAGTATGACTGTATGTGTGATAGCATCTACTTTACCAGGAATATCAATGAACCCCATTCTTGCAATTGCTCAGGATACCCTCTTTTAG
- the LOC124680526 gene encoding NAD(P)H-quinone oxidoreductase subunit 2 B, chloroplastic codes for MIWHVQNENFILDSTRIFMKAFHLLLFNGSFIFPECILIFGLILLLMIDSTSDQKDRPWFYFISSTSLVISITALLFRWREEPIISFSGNFQTNNFNEIFQFLILLCSTLCIPLSVEYIECTEMAITEFLLFILTATLGGMFLCGANDLITIFVAPECFSLCSYLLSGYTKRDLRSNEATMKYLLMGGASSSILVHGFSWLYGSSGGEIELQEIVNGLINTQMYNSPGISIALISITVGLGFKLSPAPFHQWTPDVYEGVWFVRQIPTSISISEVFGFCKTP; via the coding sequence ATGATCTGGCATGTACAGAATGAAAACTTCATTCTCGATTCTACGAGAATTTTTATGAAAGCGTTTCATTTGCTTCTCTTCAATGGAAGTTTCATTTTCCCAGAATGTATCCTAATTTTTGGCCTAATTCTTCTTCTGATGATCGATTCAACCTCTGATCAAAAAGATAGACCTTGGTTCTATTTCATCTCTTCAACAAGTTTAGTAATAAGCATAACGGCCCTATTGTTCCGATGGAGAGAAGAACCTATAATTAGCTTTTCGGGAAATTTCCAAACGAACAATTTCAACGAAATCTTTCAATTTCTCATTTTATTATGTTCCACTTTATGTATTCCTCTATCCGTAGAGTACATTGAATGTACCGAAATGGCTATAACAGAGTTTCTGTTATTCATATTAACAGCTACTCTAGGGGGAATGTTTTTATGTGGTGCTAACGATTTAATAACTATCTTTGTAGCTCCAGAATGTTTCAGTTTATGTTCCTACCTATTGTCTGGATATACCAAGAGAGATCTACGGTCTAATGAGGCTACTATGAAATATTTACTCATGGGTGGGGCAAGCTCTTCTATTCTGGTTCATGGTTTCTCTTGGCTATATGGTTCATCTGGGGGGGAGATCGAGCTTCAAGAAATTGTGAACGGTCTTATCAATACACAAATGTATAACTCCCCAGGAATTTCAATTGCGCTTATATCCATCACTGTAGGACTTGGGTTCAAGCTTTCCCCAGCCCCTTTTCATCAATGGACTCCTGACGTCTACGAAGGAGTGTGGTTCGTTCGACAAATTCCTACCTCTATATCTATCTCTGAGGTGTTTGGGTTTTGCAAAACTCCATAG
- the LOC124680527 gene encoding 30S ribosomal protein S7, chloroplastic, with product MSRRGTAEKRTAKSDPIFRNRLVNMVVNRIMKDGKKSLAYQILYRAVKKIQQKTETNPLLVLRQAIRRVTPNIGVKTRRNKKGSTRKVPIEIGSKQGRALAIRWLLEASQKRPGRNMAFKLSSELVDAAKGSGGAIRKKEATHRMAEANRALAHFR from the coding sequence ATGTCACGTCGAGGTACTGCAGAAAAAAGAACTGCAAAATCCGATCCTATTTTTCGTAATCGATTAGTTAACATGGTGGTTAACCGTATTATGAAAGACGGAAAAAAATCATTGGCTTATCAAATTCTCTATCGAGCCGTGAAAAAGATTCAACAAAAGACAGAAACAAATCCACTATTGGTTTTACGTCAAGCAATACGTAGAGTAACTCCCAATATAGGAGTAAAAACAAGACGTAATAAAAAAGGATCGACGCGGAAAGTTCCGATTGAAATAGGATCTAAACAAGGAAGAGCACTTGCCATTCGTTGGTTATTAGAAGCATCCCAAAAGCGTCCGGGTCGAAATATGGCTTTCAAATTAAGTTCCGAATTAGTAGATGCTGCCAAAGGGAGTGGGGGTGCCATACGCAAAAAGGAAGCGACTCATAGAATGGCAGAGGCAAATAGAGCTCTTGCACATTTTCGTTAA